GGCGGCGCATACCCGCTTTTCTCTAGGGCTTCTGCTATAACTGCCTGCCGGTGGCGCTCGGAGGGATGGAGAGGCCGCTCAGCCGACAGGAACCGCTTAGAGAGGGTTCGCGCCAGTTTCTCGCAGATGCTGAGCTCGGCGGACCCGAAGGAAACTCATATTTTAGGAAGCTCAGCGTGACCTCAGAGTCTGCGGATTAGCACTACAGGCTGCTCGCCGCGGTGGCGCGCTATGCTTAAGCGGAGAGGTAAGCTCGGCAGGAACGCGAAGTGGCTGCTGCTAACGGAGCCGGGATGGTCTTTACCAATGCCCTCCATCTTCTACTATCAGTCCATCTACGTTGTAGAGCTAGGTTTCAGCGAGATCGAGTACGGGCTCCTCGTGAGCCTCTTAAAAGGCTTCTCGATCCTGACTCCTTTCGCCGCTGTCCCCCTAGCGTCTAGGGTGGGCTTCAAGAGAGCTTTCCTGCTGATCGATGTGCTGGGCAACGCCGGCTTCCTTCTCCCTCTCATCTCGGGGAAGCGCGAGCTCCTACCTCTAGCGTTCGCAGCAGGCTCACTTATCGCGGCCTCCAGTATCCTCTGGGAGGTGCTTCTCGTGACGGGAACCGACGAGGACGCCTTGGTGACTGCCTACTCGATATCTTCCGTGATCTACATCGTTGGGAGCATGCTCCCTCCTCTCGCGGGGGTAGTAATGGAGCGGCTGGGAATCGTGAACGGCTACAGGCTCGCCGCTCTCGCCGCTCTTACCAGCTTCCTGGCTAAGACCGCCGTCCTAGCATTCACCCTGGAGGAGCCTCGTGATGGGTCTTCGCGCAGGGGTGCGAGCCGGCCCAGCTTCGCTCGCTCCATCCGAGAAGTTCTCTCGGATCGCGGTGCGGGACTGCTGCTACTTTACTTCATGCTGTCTTCGATTCTCTACTCCGTCTTCAGCTACCTCTCCCTCTACTTGCACGACGAGAGGGGGGCTAGGATGCGCGTCGAGGACGTAGGGCTCATCTCAACGATCTCGTCGGCGGTCTCCCTCCTGGTTGTCCTCACAGTCGCGGTGAGGCCTCTCAACCCGCTCGCATACCTGATCGCGTCGGCTACCGCTGGCTCCCTGGCTTACGCGCTCTACTCTCTGTCGAGCCTGGAGCCTAAGCTCGCCTTCGCGGCTGCTGCTCTCTCCGGGCTGCGGGGAGCCGAGTTCTCCGTAGCGCGAGCTCTGTTCATCGGGCTGCTCGGCGGCGGAGTGTTCGAGAGAGGACACGCGATAACTCTCTCCTACACTCTCGGCAGTCTTGTCGAAGTTCCAGCTCCAGCCGCGGTAGGGCTGCTCTACAGGCTCCACCCAGTGGCTATCTGGTTGCTTGCGCTTACAGCCACGCTCACACAGATCGCTGCACTCGTTCTACTGAGGAGGGCGAGCGGGCGGAACCTCTTCCCAGCGGCGCGCAGCTCCCAGTGACCCGTGAGCGGAAGCGCGCATACCGCTCTCCACACGGGGGAGGGGTTCGAAGGAGGGTTACCTTTCTCGAAGCCGGAGGCGCGCCAGGCTCCCGGCGGCCCCGCAGCGCTAGCGCCTACAAAGAGCTTACCGCTGCGTGATCCGAGCGATGAATTTATTGCTGGACGCAAAAGCAAGGTAAATGCTCATCGGCGATTTGAAGGGTAGGTTTTTCGTCGTCGCACACAGGGGAGCTAGCGGGCACGAGCCTGAGAACACCCTGAGAGCTGTCAGGAGGGCTATCGAGATCGGCGCGGACGTTGTAGAGGTCGACGTCAGGGTGAGCAAGGACGGGGCACTGGTCGTGATTCACGATGACACCGTGGACAGGACGACGAGCGGCCGGGGCAAGGTTCGCGACATGACTGCTGCCGAGCTGAGGAGCCTGGATGCCGGGAAGGGGGAGAGGATCCCCCTGCTCGAAGAGGTTCTCGACGAGGTGAAGGGCAGGGTCGCACTTTTCCTCGAGATAAAGGAACTTGAAGCTGCGGCACCCGCGCTGCGCCTCGTAAAGGAGCGCGGCATGCTAGACCAGGTTCTCTTCATTTCCTTTGACCAGGAGACCCTTTCGGCGGTGAAGGGTGCGGAGCCTGCCGCACACGTGGGTCTCATCTACGTCAAGCCGGAGGGTGGGATCGTTGAAGCGAAGCGCCTAGGCTGCGAGTTCGTGCTCCCCTACTACCGGCTGGCGACGGAGAAGGCTGTCGCCTTCGCTCACAGGATGAAGCTTCTAGTCGTAGCGTGGACGGTGGACGACCCAGCGCTAGCGGCTGAGCTGAAAGGCAGAGGCGTGGATGGTGTTGCGTCAAACTACCCAGATAGAATACTGCCGCTCCGCGGCGGTACGAGCGCGTCAACGCGTTGACACGCCGCGGTTGCTCAGAGTCGCCCTCGCTCGCTGCTGCGAGCCGCGGGCACCGGCGCGGATCCTAGACGGTTAAAGACCGAGGGTCGAGCACGAGCCGGCCAGATCTACGAAGCCGCTTAGAGCTCGGCGGGAATTCAGCATTCTCTTTGTGTAAACTCCCGCGGGAGCTTGGATGACAAGTATTCGCGGCAGGGCGAGCCGGCGTGTTCTACCATCTCCTCGCCGATGATGTGGAGTACCTCGACTCCCATCGCGGTGAGCGCGTCAGCGATAAACTGCCTGTGGCAGTGCTCGGGCCTCCTCTCTTTGCAGATGATCAGCGGGGCCAGCCCCTCAGCAGCCATACCCCTTATCCTCGAGAGGGCGTTGAGCGCTAAAGGCTCGGTAGCCAGGTAGGCTACGTACGCTTGAAACGTGGGTGAGCTCGTGCAGGCTATAGGCTCCGCAGCCTTGTACTTCTTGCTCAAGCCGAGCGCCCCGAGCTCGCCGAGCCAGACGTAGGAAACCCCCACTCTCTCTAGCTCCACCTTCAAGCTCTCACCGCTGTAGAAGCCGACGCGCGAGCGGGGAAACCTGCGCACATCAACCACCACTCTGCAGCCTACACTGCTCAACACTTCGAGGAAGCGTTCGGGCGGCAAGCCGCCGTAGCCGAGCGTGTACGCGCGCACCAACAGGGATGGGGGCTACGCGGGGGAAAAGAGTTTCGCCCGCGCAGCTGTTCGCGATCTCTCAGGCCTCGGGGCCCGGCTAGGGCCGGTGCTCCCGCGTAAGCCAGCTGGTGGCTCTGCGGTAGAGCTGCCTGGCAACGTCCCGGAACCAGCTGTCGATCGCGTAAAGTACCGCGAAGTAGACTGCTGCTCCCAGGGCTACCGCGAGGAGCACCTCCCTTATCCTCAGGGGGCTTAGCGGGGTGAGGGCACAATACATCGCTAAGCCCGCTGCGAGGAACTTCACGGCTCCTGGTGGCAGAAGCTTAAACCCTTTCGCAGCTGCCCACTTTGCGAGGCAGGCTAGCACTGCTAACTCTACGAGGAGCCCGGCCAGCCGGGAGTAGAGCGCTGTGCTCAAGGGGTCTGCGTGCAGAAGCACAGCAGCGTAGACGCCCGCTAGGCGCAGTAAGGCTCCCGCGTAGCTGAGCACTACCAGCTTGAAGAAAGCCGTCCCTACCAGTTCTCTGGGCTTCGCGTTCATAGCGTCCGCCCGCTCCACGCCTTGAAGCGCGTCGGAGAGGATACTGTTCACGGAGCCCAGGAGCGCTGTGAAGGAGGCTACCCTGAGCACCGGGGCTGCAGCCGCGTAGAGTGGGTTCATGACGTAGAGAAGGCTTTGAGAAAGCGCTACCGAGCCGAGCGCCGCGGGGACGCCGATCACAAGCACCAGCCTGAGAGCTTCCTCCGTGAACACTGCCGCGCTGCTGCTGTCGGTGGTGAGGAGCTTCTGGTAGAGCCCCCTCCCGAGGAAGTAGGAGTAGGCGATCAAGTTCGCGAAAGGCAAGATGATGGTGTAGAACGCAACCGCATCGTTTCCGGAAAAGTGCGATATCAGGAGCACGTCTGCGGAAGCGATCAGGGGTATAGGCGCGCCCAAGGCTGTGATCCATGAGTAGCCGAGAACCTTTCTCGCGGTTTCGAGCCTCGGCCGCAGGGAGAGCTCCCTTCTAGTGAAGTAGGCGAGCGCTGCGAGCTGCGCCACGTGGCCGGAAAGCACCGCGATGAGAGCGTGGGTGAGCGTCACCTTGCCTCTCAGCGCGAAGAAAGCAGCAGCCGCTAGCTTGAAGGTTTCGAAAAACACTTCGGAGGTTGCAGCAGCCGCCGGCCTCGTCGCGTACAGCGAGGCGTACAGCGCTCCGCTAACGTACTGGACGGGCACGTAGGCGAGCACGACTTTGAGAGCCGCCTCGGGAATCCCGAACGTGGCGGATATGCCTGGCGACAGGAGAGCCAGCAGCGCGGTGGCTGCAGCAGAAAAGGAGAGAGCAAGAGCGAAGCCTGTTGCTGTCACGCTCTCGTCGCCGAATGCCCGCAGCCTCGTAACCCAGAAGTTCACGAAGGAAGCCATCAGCGCGTACACAAGTATCGAGGAGATTACCCCCCAGGCGCCGAAATCCTCCGGGGAGAGGTTCCTGGTCATGATGAGTATGAACGCTGCGCCGACCAGCACGCTGTACAGCTTACTCACGTAAAACAGCGCTCCGACGAGCCTAAGCCCCACGCAACCACCCGCTTCTCTCAGCGTAGAGGAGGATAGCTGCGAGCGACTTCAAGTCTCCCTCCCCGCTCCCGCAGAGCCTAATGTACTCGAGAGGGTTCAGCTCCACGACCTCCAAGAACTCGCCCTCATCGGGGCGGGCGGCAGCTTTCGCAAGCTTTCTGGCGGTAAAGATCTCGATTAGCTCATCGCTGTAGCCTGGCGAGACGTACGCTCGCCCAAGGCTCTCAAGCTCCCCGGCGCGGTACCCCGTCTCTTCTTCAAGCTCCCTGGCAGCAGCTTCGCGAGGATCCTCTCCGGGCTCGACGCGGCCCGCGGGGAGCTCGATAATCCACTTCGCGATGGGGGCCCGCCACTGCCGCACGAAAATCAGCCGACCCCGTGCCAGCTCCGGGACGATGACCACGGAGCGCCCGAAAGACACTAGATCCTTCTCGAAAAGCCTCCCATCCCACTCGACGATCCTCCGGTAAAGCGCGACCCGGCGCCCGCGGCACAGCAGCTGGTCGTCAACCACCCTTGGGCTACTCAAAGGCACCACCGTGCTGACAGCCTAGCGTGGCGAAGCACCCCCTCTTATAACTCTCCCAGAGCGGCATGGCAGGAAATTTTAAATACGCTATCAAAATTCTGAGAAACGATGGGTAAGCGCTTAGCAGCTGGAGTTCTCGTGGTTCTGCTCTTCGTCTCTCTCTACCTGGTTCTCACCGCTCGGCAGGGCGAGAGCGGGGAGGCTTCCCAGCGCTCGGCGCGGAGAGTCCTTGTGAGAGTAGCGACTACGACGAGCCTCGACGCATCGGGACTGCTGGACACGCTCAAGAGAGAGTTCGAGATCAGGCACCCGGGCATCGAGGTGGTGTGGGTGGCTGTTGGGACAGGCCAAGCGCTCGAGATGGCGAGAAGGGGGGATGTTGACCTGGTGTTGACGCACGATAGAGAGCTTGAAGATAGGTTCATCAGCGAAGGCTACGGAGTCCACGGGGTCACTTTCGCCTGTAACGAGTTCTACGTGCTGGGGCCTCCTGAGGACCCCGCCGGGGTTTCAGGAGCGCGTAGCGCTGCCGAGGCTTTTTCTAGAGTCTACTCTGCGGGTGAGGCTGGTAGAGCGGTGTTTGTTTCGCGGGGCGATAACTCGGGTACGCACCTGAAAGAGCTGAGTCTCTGGTCGAGCGCTGGGCTCAGCCCTGGAGGGAAGCCCTGGTACCGCGAGACCGGTCAAGGCATGGCTCAGACCCTGATGGTAGCTGACCAGCTGCGCGCGTACACTCTGTGTGACTCCTCCACTTACGCGGCTTTCGCCAGTAGGGTGGGCTTGAAGGTTCTCTTCAGAGGAGACCTCTCGCTTAGGAACTTCTACCGCGCGATTCTCGTGAATCCGGAGAGGTTCCCCTGGGTTAGCTACAGCGCAGCGCACGAGTTCGTGAAGTTCGTGGTATCGCCCGAGGGTCAGAGAGCGGTCAGCGAGCACCGCAAGGGCGGACTGCAGCTCTTCGAAGCTTGCTTCGGCAGGTTCGATGTCTTAGAGTTGGGTGGCCCCTACGAGAGGGAGCAGGTAGAGTACTGGGAGAAACAGCTGAGCGGCTAGGTGGCTTGCATGGAGCCCTACGAGCTGCTCCACATTACGTTGCTGTCCGTGAAAGTCTCGCTGACGGCGACCCTCCTGTCTTCTGCGGTAGGCGTTCCTCTCGGGCTCTTCCTGGCTACGAGGGCCCGCTGGAAGCGAGCGCTGAGCTTACTCGTGAACACGGCGATGGGTCTACCCCCCGTCCTTCTCGGGCTTCTGCTCTACCTCCTCCTCTCGAGGAGCGGCCCCCTAAGCTTTCTCGGCCTGCTCTTCACTCCCGAGGGGATGGTTCTCTCGCAGTTTCTCCTCACTCTACCGATAGTCGCGGGCTTGACGATGGCGGCTGTAGAGGCCCTCCCCCGCGACGTTAAGGAGCTTATCGACTCTATCAGCACGAGCCCGCTCTACCGGTACCTGTTCTACCTGAGCGAAGTCCGCGCGCACGTGTTCGCCGCGTCGCTGACCGCGCTAGCGAGAGCGGTCTCCGAGGTTGGCTCCGTCATAATCGTTGGCGGAAACATCCGCTACCACACCCGCGTGCTCACAACAGCTATCGTGTACTACACGAACGCTGGGGACTTCGAGGCTGCGCTGCAGCTAGGCGGGGTTCTCGTGCTTCTCTACTTTGCTGCGAACTTGCTGGCTTTAGCGATTAGAGCGAGGGTGGTTCAAGCATGATCGAAGCGAGATCCCTTGTGAAGGCTTACGGTGGGGTGCCCGTTCTGAGGGGGGTAAGCGTCTTCGCGAGGAGAGGCGAGGTGACGTGCATCGTAGGTCCTAACGGCTCTGGAAAGACCACGCTTCTCAGGATCCTGGCTCTGCTGGAGAAGCCGGACTCCGGCGAGGTGCTTTACGACGGTGTAGTGCCTGCAAGCAGCGAGCAGGTAGCCAGGGTGAAGGCTAAGACTGCTTACGTTCCACAGAGGGCCCACGCCCTTTCGATGAGCGTCTACAGCAACGTTTACCTTGCGCTGCGCAGCAGGGGTGTCCCGCCTCAGGAGGCTTCGAGGCGCGCTGAGGAAGCGCTGAAGGTTTTCGGGCTCTACGAGGCCAGGAGGAAGAGCGCGCTTTCCCTCTCTGGCGGGCAGAGGCAGCTCCTCTCCGTCGCGAGAGCTCTCGCGCTCCAACCGGAGTACATGCTCCTCGACGAGCCGACGAGCAACCTGGACTCAGAGAGAGCTGCACTCGTCCTTAAGCTACTCAAAAGCTTCGCGCGGGAGGAGGGTGCCGCGGTCATCCTGGTTACGCACAGGGTGGCAGAAGCGAGGGAGATCGCTGACAGAACCTTCATCCTAATGAGCGGTAGAGTCGTCGCCGCGCTTGACGGCGCGCCTGAGGGGGAGGAGCTGGAGAAGTGGCTAGGGGGCTGATCATGAGAGACGAGCTCGAGCCCCTACCTAGGTTCGCGAAGCTCTTAGAGCGGGGGGAGGTTAGCTTCCACTTCGCAATTCGGGCCGGTGAAGCGCTCCTCGGGAGGGACCTGCTCGCAGTTCTCAAAGCTGTAGAGTCCTCGGGGACTCTGAGGAGAGCGTCCGAGGTTCTTGGCGCGGGCTACAGCGCAGCCTGGAGGGTTCTGAGCGATTCGGAATTGGCGCTAGGAGTGAAGCTCGTGAGGCGCACCGCTGGAGGCTACGGCGGTGGGGGGGCTTTTCTCACCCCGCACGGCGCGCTCGTCCTGGGGAGGCTGGAGTACATCCTGAGGAGGATTAACTCTCTTCGCAAGGTGCTGGCGACGCCGGACCTCCGGATCTACGGGAGCGATTGCCCCGGCGTTAGGCTGGTCGTGGACGACCTTTGGGAGAGGGGTCTGGGCTCGGTTTACTCGGCTGTCGGGTCCTGGAATGGGCTCGAGCTGCTCTCCGAGGGCCTCTGCGAGGTATCAGGGCTCCACATACCCAACCCAGACGGCGAGGGGTACAACACTTTCATTCTCCGCGATGAGCGCTTTAAGGGCCGCTTAGTGCTAGTCCGCGGCTACGTCAGAAGGGTGGGCTTCGTCGTGAGGAAGGGGAACCCCAAGTCCATCAGGAGCTTCCGAGACCTCGCGCGCCCCGGCATCGTGCTGGCGAACCGGAACAGGGGCAGCGGGACCCGATCCTTTGTGGATGATCAGCTGAAGAGGCTGGCAGCGCAGGAAGGCATTCCCGTAAAGCGCCTGCTATCCTCGGTCAGAGGGTACCGCAGCGAGCACCCCTCCCACACAGCTGTCGCGCACGCCGTAGCCTCGGGCAGAGCTGACGTGGGAGTGGCGCTCGAGTGGGCGGCAAAGCTCTTTGACCTGGACTTCGTGCCCCTGCGCGAAGAGCACTACGACTTCGCTGTGCTGCGAAGCGCTTTAACCTCCAGAGGGGTCAGGGAGTTCCTAGAGGCGTTGGGGAGCAGCAACGTTAGGAAAGGACTCGAGAGCCTTGGCTTCACCGTGCCGAGCGATATAGGCAGCGTTCTCCACGGAAAGCAAGCTTAAAATCGGTCTTCCTTCTCGCTGCTGACCTGTGAGAGCTAGAGAAGCAGCTCTCTCGTCAATAATAGCGGCGACCTACGCCGTACTCGTCATAGTGCTGGCACCCATCTCATTCGGGCTTGTGCAAGTCCGCCTAGCCGACGCCCTGATCCCTCTATCCACGGTTCTCGGCTACCCTGCTGCTGTCGGCGTCACGGTGGGCTGCTTCGTCGGGAACCTGGTCGCAGCATCCTGGGGAAGTCCCCTCCTCAACTTGGTGGACGCCATTCTCGGCAGCGCTGCGAACTTTCTGGCAGGCTACCTGGGCTGGAAGCTTTGCTCCAGCTGCGGCTTCAGGAGGAGAGCGCTCGCCGCGCTAGTGCAAGCTACGGTGATTTCGCTGATCGTCGGGGCGTACTTGAGGTACCTGCTGCTCTGGGCTTTCGACCTCGATGTTCCCATCGCTTTATCGATCCTCTCCGTTTTCGCCGGCTCGCTAGCTTCCGTGGTCGCGGTGGGCGTGCCGCTCGCTGCCCTCGTGGAAAGGAGGCTGCCGGCTGGACGGAACCCTCTTTAACTCTCAGCTTTTTTCGTTCAGGATGGTGAAAGGTGAAGTCGTTTCACCTCCTTTTCTCGCTTTCCCCGAGAGGTTAGTGTTTGGAATCTTGCTTTCCGCAGCGCCACTATTCCCGCCTGAAGTTGCTCCTGCACACCTGCTGCCCTTGATACCCTTTGCCGCAGTGGGACTCGCTTTCGGAAAGGTTTCGCGGCTGCAGAGGTTCACCGTCATCTTAGCCTACGTCCTCTCCCTTGGGGCTCTCTCCTCAGCGGACTCGTTTTCCCAAGTTTCCTCTCTCTGCTTCTTCCTGGGGCTCGCCTACCTCCTGCTGGCCTGGATCGATGCGAAGCTGACAGCCTACGTTTTCCTCCCCGGCGAGGTGAGGGTGCGCTCGATACAGCTAGAGGAGCTCAAGCTCCGCGAGGAAGCGGTGGATCTCCGCCTCGAGGATGTTGTGAGCATTACGAAAAGGGTGCCCATCCTCTCCAGCCTGCTCAAGCTGCGCTTCTACGACGTTTACTTAAGGACTAGGGGCGGAGAGCTGCGCCTCCGCGGCCTACCCGAGAGCTTGAAGCTGGAAGCGTGGCTGAGGCGGCGCCTCGAGGTTCCGCGCACCGAGAAGAAAATCCAGCAGCAGGCAGCGGGGGAGGAGGCGAAGCGCACAGCTCGGGAGCTCGAAGATCTGCGGAGAGCTCTCGAGAAGGGCTCCGCGAGGAGGGTGGTGGTTTCAGCGGGTAGCGCTAGCGCTAGCCTCAGCGCAGAGTTCTTGAACCCTAAAGCTGACGCGCTCGATGTGATCGAGGACGCGTACCTCCTCGCAGAGAGAGTTCTGCAGAGGTTTGGTGCGGGCGGGAAGCCTAGGCTCCGCGTGGAGAGCGCTGAAGGCGGGTTAAGGACAAATAGGATTGAGAGGTTACTTTAACGGGGGACTCGATTGCTCTCCAGCGCCGGCTCCAAGGTGCGCAGAATTTTCGGCGACGCTGTCGTCGACAAAGGGCTGGCCAGGCGAGTCGGTGTCAGCCGCGTGCCTGCCTTCATCACGGAATACCTTTTGTCGAGGCTGTGCCAGGGCGAGGACTCGGTGTGCGTTGAGAAAGCTGCGAGGCTGATAGCGGAGCTCCACCCGGAGCCTGGGGATCGCGAGAGGTTTCTAGGCGTCCTCAAGGAGAGGGGGGAGGTGAAGATTCTCGACGAGTTCAGGGTCCGCGTAGACCTGAAGAGGAACCTTTACCTGCTGCAGATCCCGTCTCTGGGCATCAACGACGCGCTCGTCGACAACGCTCTGCCGAGGACATACGAGAGGATTTTCTCGGGGCTCTGGGGGATCGGCGTGCTACGCTACACCCCCCGTTCGGCGCAGAGCAGCCGCTCCGGGAAAGTGACGCCAGTCACCTTGGTAGACTTCGAGCCTTTCCAGACGGAGATCGTCGACGCGAGGAGCTTCGCTGAAGCTAGGGAGGAGTTTACGACAGAGGAGTGGGTAGACCTTCTCATCACCAGCGTCGGCCTCAACCCGGCTATGTACAGTTTTGAGCAGAAAGTGCTCCTTCTCGCGAGGCTCATACCTCTCGTTGAGCCTAACGTGAACACGCTAGAGCTAGGCCCGAGAGCCACGGGGAAGACTTACGTCTACCGCAACCTCACCTACTACTCGAGGATCTACGCCGGCGGCACCGTGACTCCGGCTAGGCTATTCTTCGACGCGAGGCTTTCCTTGCCCGGCGACCTGGCTGTGAACGACGTGGTTGTGTTCGACGAGGTTAGCAGAGTCAAGTTCTCGAGCGCGGACGAAATAGCGTCTAAGCTTAAAGACTACATGGTCGACGGCTTCTTCGAGAGGGGGTCTCTGAAGAGAGCCCACAGCACCTGCTCTCTGGTATTCCTCGGCAACATAGACCTTGAAGCTCTAGGAGATGCTTCGTCGGCGCTATCGTACCTTCCCTCGTTTATGCACGATACAGCTTTCCTGGACAGGATTCACGGCTTCATCCACGGGTGGGAGCTCCCGAAGATAATGGAGAGCGGCAAGCACCTGGCTTCGGGCTACGGGCTAGCTTCCGACTACCTCGCCGAGGTGATGCACCGGTTGAGAAGCGAGTCTTTCGACGGTTTAGTCCAGGATCACGTCGAGCTTGTTGGGCAGTACACGATTAGGGATGAGAAAGCGGTGCGCAAGCTCGTGTCCGGTGCGCTCAAGCTCATCTACCCTAACGGGTCGATCGAGCGAGCAGTCCTCCAAAGAGTAGTTAACCTAGTCATCGATCTCAGGAACAACGTTGTGAGGCTCTTGACGGCTCTCTCGCCCAGCGAGTACCCTGCGAAGAAGCTCAGCGCGGTTGTTAGAGCGTAGCGCGGCTCAGCTTAAGGAAGGTATGCAGCGATTCTCGCCGCGATTACCGTGAACAGCAGAATGGCTAGCAAGCCCCCTACAGCGGCTGCAGCCTCCCTGACTGCTTTCTCTCCAGCTTCGCTCCTGGTACCTCTCATACGCATGGTTCCTAGAGGGGAACCACCACGCTATATTAAGATTTCGCCCACTGAGCCAGAACTACCGCTGTACGACCAAGGGAAAGAGAGCTCAGTGCTTTAAAGCACGAAGAAGAGCTTCTCGGGGGCGATTTCGCGGAGCTCGCTGACAGGAGCATGCTTCACGATCCTCCCGCTGACCAGCACGTACGCGGACTCTGAGACCTCGAAAGCTCTCTCAACGTTCTGCTCAACGAGCAGTATCGAAACGCCCCTAGTCTCCTGGATCTCCTTCACCTTCTTCATGAGGGTGGATCCGGCTTTGGGTGAGAGGCCGGCAGTAGGCTCGTCGAGAAGGAGGAGGCTTGGCCTGGTCATCAGCGCCCTTGCCACCGCTAGCATCTGCCTCTCGCCGCCGCTGAGGAACTTAGCCTTCTGGCTCCTCCTGCGCTTAATCTCCGGGAATAGCTCCAGCACGTCTTCGATGTCGGCCGCCACGGCCGGGTCTTTCCCGCGGATGAACGCTCCAACCTGGAGGTTCTCCTCGACAGTGAGGTTGGGGAAAACGTTGTCTAGTTGAGGAGCGTAGCCGATACCGAGCCTGACGAGCTCGTGAGGCCGCCTGCCAACCACGTCCTGCCCGTTGAAGCGAATCCTCCCGGAGTGCACGGAAGCAAGCCCGAAGACCGCGTTGAGGAGCGTTGTTTTCCCGGCGCCGTTCGGGCCGATCACGGCTACTATCTGCTTCTTCTCAACGCTGACGCTAACCCCTTGGAGCACGGTCATGTTGCCGTAACCCGCCCACAAGCTTTCGACTTCAAGCATCCCGGCTCACCCGATGTATGCTTCAATCACCTTCGGGTCGGAGACCACCTCTTCAGGCTTCCCCTCGGCGAGTAGCCTGCCGTTGTGCAGAACGTACACGTAGTCCACGTACTTGGTCAGGATCTCGATCCTGTGCTCTACGATGAAGAATGTGAGCCCTTCAGTTTCTCTCAGCTCGCGGACGAGCCTGAAGAGCTCGTGAGCAGCTGCTGCTTCAACACCCGCCGCGGGCTCGTCGAGCAGGTAAAGCTTCGCCGGAGTCATGAGGCCGCGGATGGTCTCGACGAGCTTCATGTGAGCTGCT
This region of Thermofilum sp. genomic DNA includes:
- a CDS encoding ABC transporter ATP-binding protein, translating into MLEVESLWAGYGNMTVLQGVSVSVEKKQIVAVIGPNGAGKTTLLNAVFGLASVHSGRIRFNGQDVVGRRPHELVRLGIGYAPQLDNVFPNLTVEENLQVGAFIRGKDPAVAADIEDVLELFPEIKRRRSQKAKFLSGGERQMLAVARALMTRPSLLLLDEPTAGLSPKAGSTLMKKVKEIQETRGVSILLVEQNVERAFEVSESAYVLVSGRIVKHAPVSELREIAPEKLFFVL